TGGGGAGAACAAAGCTGTCTCCTGTTTCCTGTCTCCTGTCTCCTGAAGTTAAACTAGAAACCAGTGATCAAAAAAACTAGCCGTCCGAACCCGATGATTTCCTCCACTCCCGTTCCTAATAGCTTAAATGGCGCTCAAATTCGCCTTGCTATTCGTTGCCTGCAGCCGCAATTGGTCCACTGGCGCCGACAAATACACCAAAAACCAGAACTAGGCTTTCAAGAACATCTCACCGCCTCCTTAATCAGTCAAACCCTGACTAAATACGGAATTGACCATCAAACCGGTATCGCCGGCACTGGAATTGTTGCCACCATCGAAGGCAGTCAACCGGGGCCGGTTTTAGCCCTGCGGGCCGATATGGATGCACTACCGATCGCCGAAGAAAACCAAGTCCCCTATCGTTCCCAACATCCGGGCCAAATGCACGCCTGTGGTCACGATGGTCACACAGCCATCGCCCTCGGCACAGCAGTTTACCTAGCACAAAACCGTCACGATGTCAAGGGAAAAGTAAAAATTATTTTCCAACCCGCCGAAGAGGGGCCGGGGGGGGCGAAACCGATGATCGAAGCGGGAGTGCTGAAAAATCCCGACGTGGAGGGAATTATCGGGCTGCATCTCTGGAATAATCTGCCTTTAGGGACAGTGGGCGTGAAAAATGGGCCTTTAATGGCGGCGGTGGAATGTTTCGATCTCCAGATTCAAGGCCGGGGCGGCCACGGGGCAATTCCCCATCAAACCGTCGATTCACTACTGGTGGCGGCCCAAATCGTCAACGCCTTGCAAACTATCGTCGCCCGCAACCTTAACCCCCTCGATGCCGCCGTGGTAACTGTGGGCAAATTAGCGGCGGGAACCGCCAGAAACGTGATCGCCGATAGTGCTAATCTCAGTGGGACGGTGCGCTATTTCAATCCCCAGTTAGGGGGCTATTTCCGACAACGGATGCAAGAAATCATCGCGGGCATCTGTCAAAGTCAGGGGGCTAGTTATCAATTCGATTACTGGCAATTGTATCCCCCAGTAATCAATCATGATCAGATGGCGGAATTAGTGCGCTCAATCGCCGCACAAGTGGTGGAAACCCCGGCCGGAATCGTTCCCGAATGTCAAACCCTGGGAGGGGAAGATATGTCCTTCTTTTTACAGGAAGTACCGGGCTGTTATTTCTTCTTGGGATCCGCCAATCCCGAATTAGGATTAGCCTATCCCCACCATCATCCCCGCTTTGATTT
This portion of the Microcystis aeruginosa NIES-2549 genome encodes:
- a CDS encoding M20 family metallopeptidase: MISSTPVPNSLNGAQIRLAIRCLQPQLVHWRRQIHQKPELGFQEHLTASLISQTLTKYGIDHQTGIAGTGIVATIEGSQPGPVLALRADMDALPIAEENQVPYRSQHPGQMHACGHDGHTAIALGTAVYLAQNRHDVKGKVKIIFQPAEEGPGGAKPMIEAGVLKNPDVEGIIGLHLWNNLPLGTVGVKNGPLMAAVECFDLQIQGRGGHGAIPHQTVDSLLVAAQIVNALQTIVARNLNPLDAAVVTVGKLAAGTARNVIADSANLSGTVRYFNPQLGGYFRQRMQEIIAGICQSQGASYQFDYWQLYPPVINHDQMAELVRSIAAQVVETPAGIVPECQTLGGEDMSFFLQEVPGCYFFLGSANPELGLAYPHHHPRFDFDESVLGMGVEIFVRCVEKFGNSKTF